A genomic window from Xyrauchen texanus isolate HMW12.3.18 chromosome 15, RBS_HiC_50CHRs, whole genome shotgun sequence includes:
- the nsmce2 gene encoding E3 SUMO-protein ligase NSE2: MSLSSVQSTLSTLKSCQTDVGGCMDMVSDVALGIVEAQGTADCPALNKLEEMMLECSRLDIEINCFVESVDEMTAQVRHEPPDAMVKLKDSVRNRYNELMAGVSDVDLQRHSKVVAFKDSVSKFYNQASQTPTENAEDLDEDIAVTQSQTNFICPLTQVEMVNPVRNKKCQHYYDQEAVLEMIQRRHRNKKKFRCPKVGCGNTDVQQSDLELDLVMRRMIQNQKRQSGKS; this comes from the exons ATGTCTCTAAGTTCAGTGCAGTCCACCTTGTCCACTTTGAAGTCATGCCAAACAGATGTTGGAGGGTGTATGGACATGGTTTCAGACGTTGCGCTGGGAATAGTGGAAGCACAAG GTACAGCTGACTGTCCGGCTCTGAATAAACTGGAGGAAATGATGCTGGAGTGTTCCAGACTGGACATAGAAATCAATTGTTTTGTGGAGTCTGTTGATGAGATGACTGCTCAG GTCCGTCATGAACCTCCTGATGCCATGGTTAAACTGAAAGACTCTGTAAGGAATCGTTACAATGAGCTGATGGCTGGAGTTTCAGATGTTGACCTGCAAAGGCACAGTAAGGTGGTGGCCTTCAAAGACAGTGTCAGTAAATTTTACAATCAAG CTAGTCAGACACCAACTGAAAATGCAGAGGATCTAGATGAGGACATTGCTGTAACACAGAGCCAGACAAATTTTATCTGCCCTCTCACCCAG GTTGAGATGGTCAATCCAGTGCGAAACAAGAAATGCCAGCATTACTATGACCAAGAAGCTGTACTTGAAATGATACAGAGAAGGCACAGAAATAAGAAGAAATTTCG CTGTCCAAAGGTTGGCTGTGGAAACACAGATGTTCAGCAGTCCGATCTGGAGTTAGATTTGGTTATGAGGAGAATGATTCAGAACCAAAAGAGACAGAGCGGAAAATCCTAA